The nucleotide sequence TAGCAGAAGCAACAGACACGTACAGCGTTATCGGCGGCGGAGACTCAGCGGCAGCAGTTGAGAAGTTCGGTCTTGCTGACAAGATGAGCCACATCTCAACAGGCGGCGGTGCTTCCCTTGAGTTCATGGAAGGTAAAGAGCTTCCAGGCGTTGTAGCTTTAAATGACAAGTAAGCTTTCGTGGGCGGTTGATTTCCGCTCCAGGTGCTTCGCTTTCCGCGGGGCAGACGGTGAGCCCCTTGACGCTTTGCGCCTTTAAGGGTCTCACCTGTCTAGTTGCAGTGGCTAGCCCCTCGAGGTCAAAAGTTAAATGGACCATAAGGCAAAGTGCGCCTTCTAGCCCATTCACCTTTTGCTTGTCGGTGCTGAACGAGCCACTTCCACTTTTCGGGCTGACCGCTTGTCCCGCAGGAGTCTCGCACCTTGCACTCCAATCAACTTTTCAATGAAGTTTGAGAATGACTTTTAGTACTACTCTAAAAGAAACACTTTTAAGAGGTGAAAAGAATGCGTAAACCTATTATTGCAGGTAACTGGAAAATGAATAAAACATTGTCAGAAGCACGCAGTTTTGTAGAAGAAGTGAAAGGTCTTGTTCCTTCAGCTGAAGCTGTTGACTCTGTAATCTGTGCACCTGCTCTTTTCCTTGACTGCTTAGCAGACGAAGCGGAAGGCACACCACTTGCGATTGGTGCACAAAACATGCACTTCGAAGAGAGCGGTGCTTTCACTGGTGAGATCAGCCCTGTTATGTTAAAAGACCTAAACGTTCAATATGTTATTCTTGGGCATTCTGAGCGTCGTGAACTTTTTGGAGAAACAGATGAGCTGGTTAACCAAAAAACACATGCTGCATTTAAGCATGGTCTGACTCCAATCGTTTGTGTCGGTGA is from Fictibacillus sp. b24 and encodes:
- the tpiA gene encoding triose-phosphate isomerase, which encodes MRKPIIAGNWKMNKTLSEARSFVEEVKGLVPSAEAVDSVICAPALFLDCLADEAEGTPLAIGAQNMHFEESGAFTGEISPVMLKDLNVQYVILGHSERRELFGETDELVNQKTHAAFKHGLTPIVCVGETLEQREADKTKNVVKEQTEKSLSGLTDEQMKQTVIAYEPVWAIGTGKTASSEDANEVCAYIRSVVADQFSQDVADAVRIQYGGSVKPDNIKELMGMSDIDGALVGGASLEPKSYLQLLEGVSR